The segment ACGCCCTGATGTCTAAGGAAAACCCAGATCGCCGTATTCGCAATCGGAGGCAGGAACGCCCAGAACAACCCCAGGAATGTCTGACGATACAGGCCACGCAAATTTCGTAAGAACAGACGCCAACCGAGTTCACGCCCCGACCAGAAATCGTTGGCAATGTTTTGGAACATTTCCAACGGGCTTTTGATTTCAGACTGCGAGTTGTAGACCGTCAGCTGATCGCTGGTTTGTATTTCCAGTTTCGGCAGCATTTCGTCGCCAGGATCGATGGTCTCGTCGCTGGCGTAGGATTCGGCGGTCGGTTCAGTCACAAGGTCGGCAGTGCGATGTTTGAAATTGGGATGCTGCAGATTCTAGCTTAATCGGTAACGGTGCCCCATGCGGGTTCGCAATCGGCAATGCGGGCCTAGGCCAGCCCGCCGCGAATCAGATCGTGCAGATGAATGATCCCCACGATTTTTCGGTCGGGATCGACCACGGGCAGCACCGAAATGTGACGGCTTTCCATCAGGTTGAGCGCCGTCGCCGCGAGATCGTCAACCGAAGCCGCAGCAGGTTGGCGACTCATGAACGCAGCCACGCTTTCGCCCAGCGGATTGGCCAGCGAGTTCGCCGTTGATTCGAAGATCCGTCGCACGTCACCATCCGTCAAAATGCCGCTCAGGCATCCAGCATTGTCCTCGACGATCACCGTGCCCATCTTCTTCTGGCTGATCATTTTGATGGCGTCGCCCAGCGAGCAGTCTTCTGTGGCGATGGGCAACTGCTCGCCCGCGTGCATCAAATCGACGACTTTCAGCAGCAGCTTTCGGCCAAGGTTTCCGCCCGGATGAAAGATCGCAAAGTCTTCTTTTGTGAAGCCGCGGAGGCGAATCAAAGCCACCGCCAATGCGTCGCAGCAAGCCAGGGCCACCGTTGAACTGTTCGTTGGAACCAGTGAATCCGGATCGGCTTCGGACTCAACACTGGAATCGATCACGATCGTCGACTGACGCGCCAACGAGGACTTCGTTCCGCCAGTAACGGCAATGATCGGCAGCTTCAGCCGTATGAAAAAAGGAATCAGTTCAAGGACTTCTGAAGTTTCGCCACTGTTGGAGATCGCCAGCACAACGTCGTCGGCGCCGACGATTCCGAGTCCTCCGTGGATCGCGTCGGCCGGATCCAAAAAGATCGCTGGCGTTCCAGTGCTGGAAAAAGTGCCAGCTGCTTTTCTCGCGATACAGCCCATCTTTCCCATCCCGGTCACGATCAGCCGGCCAGTGCAAGTCCCGATCGTTCGGATCGCGGCGACGACTTCCGGGCCCGCTCGTTTCGCAGCACGCTCAATCGCCGCAGATTCGCTTTTAAGTACGTCATCGAACCAGGCGTGAATCGTGCTATCGTTTTGCTCGGTTGAATTCAAAGGATTTCGTTGTCCGTTTTGCAATCGAAAATGGGCTGTATTTAAAAAGCGTACTGACCGTCCTCATCTTACCCAATATCAAAATGATCTTGCTCGAAAAGCGGGCTTTATGGTATCGAACACATTAATCGCAGCGCGAAACTCAGCTCGCTGAGTCCAATTTGCGCCCAAAATACACGATGGCAAGGACGCTGTCGAAGATCGTGCACGGTCTGAGTCTCGGCGTCCGCCCATGGATTATCCAATCGACCGGATGGCACGATGACTGAAAACGAAACGACAGATCAGGACACGAGCGAGACGACCGCTTCGCGTGGGAACGGTGCCCTCATTGGACGCTTTCTGGCCGTCGGACTGTTCGTCGCACTGGGCACCTTCGCCGTCATCCAGTCACTTTCTGGCGAGCGAATTCCAGAAGATCCAGGCACTGACAAACCGGGGGCTGACTCCGTGGTTGCCGAAGCTGAAGATAAAGATACCGACGTCAAATCGATCGTCGACGCTCCAGTCATCAAACGCAAGGAAACGTTTGGAGGTTCCGTCGCCAATACAACGCCGTCGATGAAAGACAAGCCGAACCCAAACGGTCCGAGCAAGTTCGCCAAAACGTTTAAGCCAGCAACCACTCCCGCGACAATTACCAAGCGGCAGGCTCCGGGAACGTTCGACAGACCCACGATCTCAACCAGCCAAACGAAAACTCCGCCGCCCAACCGAATTGCTCAACTGGAAACCGGATCGGCACGCAACACCTTCGGCATTGGAGGACCGGCAACGACTCCCGGAACGGCTGTCCAGAAAACCATTGGCGACGCCGCGAAGAACCTGAAGGATAAAGTCGGCGACGCAACGAGCAGCGTTTCCAATCGCTTCAATCAGATGGGCAATAGCCTGAAAGACACCGCCGGCGACGTGACCAATCGAGCCAAATCAACTTTCGGTTCAAGCACGGCTTCGCGATTCGGTGCGCCGAGCCAGACGAAGGCTCCGGAGGTCGCTTCCAGTGGCTCGCCGTTCGGGCAAAAGTCACCTGAAATCAAGCAAATCGAAGCCAAGCCGACGCTCGACTCCATGCCGGCGACGCGTCCTTTCGCCGCAAGCCAACCCAAACCCAGCGGCTTTCAAAGCAAGTCCTTGAATCCGATCTCAAGCACCTCACCACAGCAAACTCGGACGCCATCTGCGACTCCGGCGACTCGTCCAGGTTCGACATTTCCGCCCTCGAAATCTTCTGCTGCGTCGACGCCTGCCAGAAATCCGTTTGGGCAAAAGCCGACTGTTCAGTCTTTGGACAGACCGTCCACCGGAGGCTTGAATGCCAAAACGAGCAGCACGTTTCAGAACTCAGGTAGAAACACTTCGCTTTCGCCGAGCGGCCAGACGCGAATGCCAAATTCCGCCTCGCAACCCCGAACTCAAACTCCGGCTCGAACTCAACTGCCATCCGCATCGACTCGGCCGCCCATGGTCCAGGCCAGTCGCGTCAGCTCGAAACCTGGCGATCGTCAATTCGAAGGCGTGCAGTCTCCTTCGATGATCATTCAAAAGTTCAGCCCGAACGAAATACAAGTCAACCAAACGGCTGACTTCGAAGTCAAAATTCGCAACGTCGGCCGCGTCTCGGTGGACGACGTTCTGGTTGTCGATCAGGTTCCCGAAGGAGCCCGATTCATTGACGCCAATCCAAAACCTTCGTCTCAGTCCCGCAACGGCGAATTGCAGTGGCAGTTGGGGACCATGAAACCGGGCGAAGAGCGTACGATTCTGCTTCAGCTTCAGCCAACGGTTCCTGGTGAAATCGGCAGCGTCGCTCAGTTCTACTTTGGCGGACGCGCCTCTAACCGAACCAAAGTGACCCAGCCGAAGCTCACGATCACTCACACCGCTGATCCGAAAATTCTGATCGGCAACAACGTCGAATTCGACGTCACGGTGGAAAACACGGGCAACGGACCGGCTCATGATGTCATCATCCAGGAAGAAGTCCCGGAGTTGCTTGAGTTTCAGGACGGATCGCGGGAGCTTGAATACGAAATTGGAACGCTGATGCCGGGCCAATCCCGTCGAGTTCGACTAGGTTTGCGAGCGGCTCGCGTCGGACGTTTACGCAACGTCATGTTTGCATCCGCCAAAGGTGGGCTTCAGGCAAAACACGAAACGGATGTCGAAATCATCGCGCCGAAACTGACGACGTCCAGCGAAGGCCCAACCACACGGTACATCCAGCGACAGGTGGCTCATACGTTCACCGTTGGCAATCAGGGAACAGCTGCGGCGACGAATCTGCGACTGATCGCACGGCTTCCGAGCGGACTGCGATTCGTCAGTGCCAACAATCGCGGACAATACGATCGCAACTCGCACGCTGTCATTTGGCAGATGCGTGACTTGAACGCGGGAAGTTCGGGAGACGTCGAAGTCGTTACCTCGCCGGTTGAAGCCGGAGAACAGAATATTAAGTTCGAAGCTGAAGCGGATTTGAATCAAAAATCTGAGACGATGCAGAAGCTCAACGTGTTGCATCTGGTCGATGTGTTCTTCGACATCGATGATGTGGTCGATCCGATTGAGATCGGAGCGGATACGCGTTACCGAATCAGTCTGGTCAATCAGGGAACGCAGGCTGCGACCAACGTGCAGCTGCAAATTGATTTTCCGTCAGGCCTTGAGCCGACTTCAGTGGACGGCGATCTTCGAAACCAGATTCGCAATCAGCAGGTTCTGTTCGAGCCGATAACCAGTTTGCGACCGGGTGAAGAGCTCAATGTGATCGTGCAGGCGAAAGGCCGCGCCGACGGTGACCATCGCGTCGTCGTGACGATGAAAGCCGGTACGCGGGCGACTCCGGTCAGCAAAGAAGAAACCACACGGGTTTACTCAGACCGCTAGGATCAAACGGGCTGAGTCGTTGCCAGCAACGTTCTCTTTTGAACCAGATTCGGTATCATGACGTTCCACAGGATGACCCTCCTAACGGAATGAACTTTGAAACCGCCAACGATCCAACGAATTTTTCTGGGGCTGCATCAGCCGCCACTGCTGACGGCAGCAGAGCGACTGTTTGAGTCCGGGTTTGCGAAATTAAATTCGTCGCAATCGACTTCGGCCGGTGCGACGCTTGACATGTCCAATGTCCTGATCGTTGTGCCGACCACACGAGCCAGACATCGGCTGATGCAATTGCTGGCTGTGCAAGCTCAGGAGCGTGACGCCGCGTTTTCGCCGCCGGAAATTACGACGCTGGGGAGTTTCCCGGAGTATCTCTACACGCCGGAAAAGCTGCTGGCGACCGATTTGGCTCAGCAGATCGCGTGGTCGCGTGCTCTTGAGCAAACGCCCGACGAAGAAATCGAATGTCTCACCGGGCGGGCGGATGTCGAAGACCTCAAAGACTGGCAACCGCTGGCGAGGTTGCTTTCGCGATTGCACACGCGATTGGCCAGCGACGTGTGGAGTTTTCGAAGCGTCGCTCGTGAAGTCGCCGAACTCGATGGCTTTCTGAAAAACGAGCTTGAGCGTTGGGAAGTGCTTCGCGAAGTCCAGAATCGCTACTATCAGATCCTTGGCAAAGCCGACCTGTGGGATCGCCAGGCGGCTCGCAACTACATCGCCGCCGCGGGGCTGAAGGATGATATCAAAGAAGTCCGTTGCCGCACTGACAAGGACGTCGTGTTGGTCGCGACCGCCGACATTAACCGTAGCATCGAAGGCATGTTGGCTCAGTTGACCTCACAAGTCACCGTCATGATTGCGGCCGACAAATCGCATGCGGATCGCTTTGACGAATATGGAAACTTGATCACGACTCAGTGGCTCGAAGCTTCCGTTGCCGTGCCGGACGACAAGATTCTGTTCGTGGATGGGCCAGCCGATCAAGCCGCCTGTGCAGCTCACTTTATCACGCACCTCGACAGCGATTACTCAACCGATGAGGTCACGATCGGCGTACCGACTGAGGAGCTGATTCCTCAGCTTCAGCGAAGTATCAACTCGATCGAATTGACGCATCGAAACCTTGCAGGAAAACCGCTGGGTGAAACAGCTCCGGTTCGTTTGATGTTGGCTTGTCGCGAATACTTCAAGCAACAGGACTACAACGCGTTCGCGATCCTGCTGCGGCATCCCGACATGTATCGCTGGCTGACCGAGCAATTGGGCGACGATGAGAATTCCGTAGACGGATATCTGGATGCGTTGGACGACTATCAAAACAGAAAGCTGCCGGACTGGATTCGAATTGGCGACGAGAGTCCGTTTGGCGATCCGGCGAAGATAGCAAAGCGATTCACCGAAGGCGACGCGGGCTCAAAAAAGCGAGCCGGTATTGAGGCCGATAACGTTCGGC is part of the Mariniblastus fucicola genome and harbors:
- a CDS encoding KpsF/GutQ family sugar-phosphate isomerase, with protein sequence MNSTEQNDSTIHAWFDDVLKSESAAIERAAKRAGPEVVAAIRTIGTCTGRLIVTGMGKMGCIARKAAGTFSSTGTPAIFLDPADAIHGGLGIVGADDVVLAISNSGETSEVLELIPFFIRLKLPIIAVTGGTKSSLARQSTIVIDSSVESEADPDSLVPTNSSTVALACCDALAVALIRLRGFTKEDFAIFHPGGNLGRKLLLKVVDLMHAGEQLPIATEDCSLGDAIKMISQKKMGTVIVEDNAGCLSGILTDGDVRRIFESTANSLANPLGESVAAFMSRQPAAASVDDLAATALNLMESRHISVLPVVDPDRKIVGIIHLHDLIRGGLA
- a CDS encoding DUF11 domain-containing protein, with the protein product MTENETTDQDTSETTASRGNGALIGRFLAVGLFVALGTFAVIQSLSGERIPEDPGTDKPGADSVVAEAEDKDTDVKSIVDAPVIKRKETFGGSVANTTPSMKDKPNPNGPSKFAKTFKPATTPATITKRQAPGTFDRPTISTSQTKTPPPNRIAQLETGSARNTFGIGGPATTPGTAVQKTIGDAAKNLKDKVGDATSSVSNRFNQMGNSLKDTAGDVTNRAKSTFGSSTASRFGAPSQTKAPEVASSGSPFGQKSPEIKQIEAKPTLDSMPATRPFAASQPKPSGFQSKSLNPISSTSPQQTRTPSATPATRPGSTFPPSKSSAASTPARNPFGQKPTVQSLDRPSTGGLNAKTSSTFQNSGRNTSLSPSGQTRMPNSASQPRTQTPARTQLPSASTRPPMVQASRVSSKPGDRQFEGVQSPSMIIQKFSPNEIQVNQTADFEVKIRNVGRVSVDDVLVVDQVPEGARFIDANPKPSSQSRNGELQWQLGTMKPGEERTILLQLQPTVPGEIGSVAQFYFGGRASNRTKVTQPKLTITHTADPKILIGNNVEFDVTVENTGNGPAHDVIIQEEVPELLEFQDGSRELEYEIGTLMPGQSRRVRLGLRAARVGRLRNVMFASAKGGLQAKHETDVEIIAPKLTTSSEGPTTRYIQRQVAHTFTVGNQGTAAATNLRLIARLPSGLRFVSANNRGQYDRNSHAVIWQMRDLNAGSSGDVEVVTSPVEAGEQNIKFEAEADLNQKSETMQKLNVLHLVDVFFDIDDVVDPIEIGADTRYRISLVNQGTQAATNVQLQIDFPSGLEPTSVDGDLRNQIRNQQVLFEPITSLRPGEELNVIVQAKGRADGDHRVVVTMKAGTRATPVSKEETTRVYSDR